The Primulina tabacum isolate GXHZ01 chromosome 16, ASM2559414v2, whole genome shotgun sequence genome window below encodes:
- the LOC142528353 gene encoding protein NRT1/ PTR FAMILY 8.1-like — protein MEEYSLMTTDGTVDYRGTGNPAVEEGNLITTDGTVDYRGNPAKKTETGTWRACPYILGNECCERLAYYGMSSNLVFYFKKRLGQHSTTASNNVTNWSGTCYITPLIGAFVADAYLGRYWTIACFSTIYVIGMTLLTLSASVPGLKPTCHGNDNCYASKMQAVICFVALYLVALGTGGIKPCVSSFGADQHNHSHIYKEFV, from the exons ATGGAAGAATATAGTTTGATGACTACAGATGGGACTGTGGATTATCGTGGTACTGGTAACCCTGCCGTGGAAGAAGGTAATTTGATCACTACAGATGGGACTGTGGATTATCGTGGTAACCCTGCCAAAAAGACTGAAACTGGAACATGGAGAGCCTGTCCTTACATTTTAG GAAATGAGTGCTGTGAAAGATTAGCATACTATGGCATGAGCTCCAATCTAGtgttttatttcaagaaaagaCTTGGCCAACACAGCACAACTGCTTCCAACAATGTGACGAATTGGTCGGGAACGTGCTATATCACACCACTCATTGGAGCCTTTGTGGCTGATGCATATCTTGGAAGATACTGGACAATAGCATGCTTTTCTAccatttatgttatt GGGATGACGTTGCTGACATTATCGGCATCAGTCCCAGGCCTAAAACCAACTTGCCATGGAAACGACAACTGTTACGCGTCAAAAATGCAAGCTGTTATTTGCTTCGTAGCACTTTACCTTGTAGCACTTGGGACTGGTGGGATCAAGCCATGCGTTTCCTCCTTTGGGGCCGATCagcacaatcactcacacatatacaaagAGTTTGTGTaa